ACATACAGAGACGAACCTTGAAGAACAATGGCGACTTCCAAGATACCACTTTCCGAATTGAAGCCCGGGCATTGCAGTCGAACCGTTGTCTCACGCTTCTCTGTTTTGGGAAGCTATAAATGTGAAGAAAGGTGAACTTCCATCGACATGCTGCTTTTGTATGATAAGTTAGTATTTCACTGATTTTGTTTTGTTATTGTTGTTACTTTGTTTCCTTTCTTATGGGTCTCATTTTCACATAATCTCTTCTTGCCTACAGGCATTTTTCATCCAAGCCTCAGTAACGGTCCATCGCCTAAACACATTGAGACAAGCTCTTAGGGAGTGAGCTATATATGAGCTTAGTGGGGTTTGATGTGAACAGAAGCAACAACGATTTCAAGCTTTTAGATTCAATCGTTGCGATCCGACTCCACGAGTTCACTAAATTGGTCAAAGTCCATGATGCTGCTAATCACATCCCAACTGAGATGTTCATGTTCCGTGAGCTCGAGCAAGTGATTGCGTTGACAAATACAAATGTCGAGTTGCAGGTACATCTTTCTATTTTTTAGCTTCTGTTCTCAGTAGTTGAATATTTAGACATCTCATGCCAGCGACCTATTCTCTTTCAGACATCATTGGTGAGATTTGCGAGACCATGACAACATACGATGATCAAAGCCATACGACTCAATGTGTGATGGTGAACATCCGAGTTGATAAGTAATATCTTTGGACACAGACTATTGAATATTTTTCATGTATTTTAATCACCACTCCTGCTAAGCTATATATATAAACTACGTACTTCCTGAGCAGGGACATGATTGTCTGCTTAAGCGTTTTTGACAGCCTTACTGAACTCCTTCACAAGAGACTAGAAATTGGTGTCTGCCAGCCTAGAGTGATGATGTGATCAGCAACAACCCCAAGTTTGTAGGAGGTAAATGTTCTTGAAAGACAAGCAGATATTTTCACAAACTTAAGTTTCTCAAGAAGGCCTCTCACTTCCTGAATGCAAATTCTTGGACACACTTTTATTTTGACAAATATGTGGTGGCAAGTTAGAGTTTATTTGATGAAGAACCTTGAATGTAATGCATTAGATAGAACATGTTCACACATAGGAGTATAGGACCTTCTTCCTCAAGTTCTGCTTTCATCCCACTTCCACATTGTGTGCCACAGCCGGTGGTGACTCCACCAGTGTGACACAGTAAGGTGGTGTCAAGGAGCCGGAGACTGTTTCATTAGCGGAGTTGACGACCTACTTTCTGGAGTCGCCACCACAAGTATGTTTTCTTAATTATCACCTTCTCAATTTTTCTCATACTTGGAATATTAAACTCATGAACCTCATTCACAGGCAGGTTATTGAGTTTCTATACACAACCAAAGTTTTATAGGAACTACAAACAGATGGTGCTACATCTCATGTGCCAAGTGTTTCAGAAAACTACAGCGTAAAATTTCCTAACACAAGTGATGTTAATGTTCTCAGGTTCTCTCCTTAAGCATATATCGTAAACCTCTTAATATCACATAAGTCCTTTAATTATTTGAAACTCACTACTTTCTTTGAATTGAAACATTGATGCTTTATAAGGTGCAGCGGGTGAAGATTCGGCTGTATTGTAGCATCTGACGCAGCTATGACTAATGTGACAAACGTCAGGGCTGTAGAGGTTCCTCATCTAATGGTTTGTAATCTAACCATAATATAAGCATATACTATACTGTTTCATGTTATTTAGGATTTACTGATGTGTGCTTTGATGAACTTCAGGGACAAGGTGAGGAGCAAGACCCAAGGAACCCATCCAAAAAAACCTGGACTTAGTTTCCTGCATTGAGCACATATCCATCGGTTTCTTCCATGCATTGGTTAATTGAACTCACTTTATGTTTTCCAAATAAGGGTTAAGACACTTAGTCCACCATCTAATTCAAGATTTCTCTCCCTTTTGGTTCGGTTACTTAGTAAACATTTGGAGTTGTTAATTTTACATATATATATATCTATATGCAAGCACTCTTACCAAATCCACACTCGATATGAAAACAAAATTAAAAAATCCATTTACATTATATTTTCGTCATGTTTAGTCAAAAAGACGATCACCTAACACAAAAACTTTTGTAACATACGAGAATCAACTTAACACAAAAAAACTATTGTAACATACTGAGAAGTGAGAATCATACCACTCATACTTCAGTAATTTACATATAAAGGAAATCAAGTCTCTTCGTAGCCTAACTCTATTTTTCTTTAATGTAAGACTCTAGATTCGTTTAGAACGACAAAGACTAGACGATAAAGACTAGAGATTACTCTCTTCTCACTTACTAAACGATAAAGACTTTAGACATTACTCTCTTTTCACTTACTGCTACTCATTTTTCCTAGAGGATCCACATTTTTTGACTTAGACATTACTCTCTTCTCAAAAAGAATACGATGAAAACCTAGTCTATTTTAAAGTTATTATCAAGATTCGGTAAATTAGTTTTTAATAGATTGGTGTTCAACATTTTTTGACAATTGTGTATCATCGATATATATAATATATACGATATTTATATTAGTTTTGCAAGTTGACAAAAATAAATATTAGTTTTGCAAATTTTCTCAAGAAGACTTGGATTTTCTTGCGTCACTGGGTCAAGAAACGAAATGTCATCGTAAGCCTCATTCGACATGTGGGAACCCTCAAGTCAATATGTAGACTTTTGTATTTTCCTTCAAATTGTTTTTATTTTATTTTTTTGTAACTTAAAAATTGTTTATTTACTAAAGAAGACTTTCAGTCTTGACTCTTTCTTAGTCTCTTTATTAATTTATAGTATATCATTCGCAAATCGTTCGAAAATTTTCTAATAAACTAACTACAATTTGTTGGCCAAAAAAAGCTAACTACATATTATGTGGAAAATCTAGGTGTTAACAAATGATTTGAAATAACGACATAACTGTGTACAAATATATGTATCGCATTTGTATCCAGTTATGAACCGATTCATTCAACTAATCCCTCCCAGCATATTTCATTTACTACTAGAGTACTAGCTAAAAACAAAGTAAGTATTTAACATAAGAAAAGGTCTTAAATGAATGAAACCGCGAGAAAAGATTATTGATTACTGCATGATTAAAAGTGAAAAGTTAATAAAACGTCACTAAGCTCAACTTCATCAAACATAAGCTAACTGTTTTTATTGAATAGACTCATACGGGAAATGTAGATTACAATACCCAAAAATACACTCTTCCATCAAAATTAAGTGCAAATATAACTAATATTATCTGAAATAATTCTAGGAAAATTTACAAAATCACACAAGGCCCTGGTTCCTCCACCACAACTCTAGAATACCCGCCTGGTGGACAATAAGAACTTGCATATATAGCAGGATGGTATTGGTACTGGTTGCTCCAATAGGCAAGCGGGTTGACAATAACCTCGGGTTGTTTCGGTTTCTCCGGTTCCTTTTTCTCAGGTGGTTTAACAACTTCTACTGAAACGATATCTGCGGTACAAATCTTCCTTAGCTTCTTTACGAGTTTTGGTACATCAACTTCTCCAACCACCGTCATTTTCCCGGTTTTGTCATCCATTGCTACCGAAGTAACCCCTAAAATATATATAAAAATCATGAAAATGCTTATTTTCCCAGTTTATTAAATGTTATTATCATAGTATTGTAAATGTTGAAATTTATAAAGATACCTGAACACTTAGAAACGGTCTTCCACGCTTTCTTCCTGATCGTTTCCTCGTGAACACTCAGTTGCAACACAGATTTCTGTCATTTTAAACCCGAGATCAGTATGGCTAATTGCATACTTTTTTATTTTAAGTATGATTGATGAGTTTCTATATATAATGATTACTCAACCATCAGTTAGACTAAATATAATTAATTATTTCAAGAGATGAAAGAGTGTACCTGCGCAGTCATGGCTCAAGAAAAAACTATAGAAGAGCTTCGGAAATTTCTGATATTTTTAAGAGAGAGACAGAGAGGAGAGATGATTTGAGACGTTGAAGCTTCTTGATGACAATTGCAGTTTCAAAGATTTCCCTATTATATAGAAATTTCACAGGAATTTACGAGGAATTTCATTAATATATGACTATAAAAAGTAAACGAGTCAATATCTATTAATTTTTTATTGTTGTAGGAATTATTTGAAAACTACGAGGCCGCGACGAAATCAAACGGAAAAATCGAAGAAGTGTCCACTACTCATAAGGCCGCGTGTACGACCAAGACACTGTTAGTTATTTTACGCTATTTGACTCTTCGGTCACGTAAGAACCTCTTAAGCAAGTTCTCGTACGCCTTTGTAAGTTGTATAGATATCAATTCGAAACGACAACTCAATCCCAATCAAAACTTAGATTGAAGTCACAATGGTTCTCTCTTATAAATTTTAAAAGTGTTGGCTTTTAATTTATTTTTTGTCCTTAGATTGCTTTTTAATCATAAGAAAACAAAAATCCGGAGCATACTACTCGACCCAATATCATCACTTAGATTTTTGTTTTAGAATGTTTTATGTGTGTTCTAAAATAAAAAAACTATCGACTCTTTTATTTTCTAAATGATTAAAAATCAATTTTTTTTTAAAGAAACATAACCAATAACAATTTTTTGTTGGAGACCATTTATACCCAAAATCAGAATAATAATAAGTTAGAATGCTATCGTTTAGTTTAGTTTTTTTATGCAACTTAATATGCTAATTATATATATATATATATATATATAGGAGTTTCGAGTCCAAATCCACAATCCTTCAGACCCAAAACCATAACATGTAATGTTATTTTGTTTCAACAATAATTCGAATTGGGACCTCTGATAAAATGTTCATAGTCTTTAGTTGAGCTAATGACCTCTTGTCTTAATATAAGTGTTGAAACCTTTGCTTTCAACTTAGTCACTAATATAGATTATATATTTTTGTTTTTTTGTGGCCTTATTGAAATTGATTTCTAGTCATTCCATTTGGTGAAATGTTTTAATCGTAACTAGGTTTGAACTACATTATAATATTATATGATGAGATCTTAGTTCAAAAAAAAAAGAAGAAGATGAGATCATGGTGTTTTAAATAATTGATTTCATGTCTTTTGAGTCTTAAGGTCGATCGTTTGAACTGATTCCATTACCTCGTATTGAATGATCTTAGGCTTTCATCCTTATCATTCAGAAACCAACTCTTAGCTTGTTAGAACATCCACCTCACAACATTTTCAAACAAAAACACAAAGGCAGAGTCCTCCTTCTATGTGTTTGACCCAATTGTAAGCCTCCTGGATCATTTAACGACCATAGTCACTCCATCACCGATAAAGACTAGATATTAACTTACTACCTCATAATCCCCAAAGCTGACTCATGCATCTGTGGATAAGCTCTCTCTCCACGTCGTTTCTTCTCTTCCATGCATCAGTGGTGTATCTCAGAGCAACATTATTGGTGGAACTTATTTTTGAGCCCTTAACATTTTTTATTAGTACTTTTATGTTTAGGGACTAAGCTAAGGATTTTTCTAAATTTGTTGATTATTGGTAGGACTTTATCTCGTCCCTTACATAATTAAATTGATTGTTTTCATTAATAAATAATGACATATATAAAAGAGAAGCTTTAAATAAAACATATAAAAGAAAAGTTTAACATCAAAATTGAAAACATAAGAAAAATTACAAAGTTACAAAAAAAAAACATTACAAACATCATAATAAATAAAAGCAAACAAACATTTTATTAAATTCATAGAAACTTATAAATTATATGTTATTTGGAAGATGTCCAAATTTAGCCCATATATTTTCAATCAAATCATTTTTTAAATGTTCATGGGTTTGTCTATTCCGAACGCTCGTTCGACGATCAATTATATTGCCGAGATTTGAAGGCATATTGACGGAAAATGTATTCACCTCTTCTCTTTCTTGAAATTCATCAACGTGAGAAAGAGTGGATGATGATCGTTCATCTTCGACAATCATATTATGGAGAATATTTTTTTCCACCCAAAAAAGAATCTATACGATTTTTCTCGAACCATAAAATCTATATCAAACAACCATAGAATCATATCAACCATGGAATCATATCAAACAACCATAGAATCTATACGATTTCGCATACAATCTACACAACCCTACTCAAATTTTCAATCTCAGAACGGAGGTGAAAGGCATACCTTGCTAAGATTGGGTCGATTCTCAAACGATTTGTGGATGATAGGTTCTCGACATACAGGAAACGAAGCGAACCGACTCAGGTCAACTGAAATTTGGCTTTCGATTTGAAGAGATCGATTTCGAGATCAGGTTTTCGCCATCGGAGATTTCGTTTTCGATTTCGGAATCAGATGTGGATTGAGCTTTGGATTTCGAGATCAGGTCGTCGCCACCAGAGATCGATTTCGAGATCAGGTCAAACGCCGACACAGATGGGAAATCGCCTTCGCCTTCGGAGATATTGGAGAAGAGAGAAGAACAAACCGAAAAAGACTATCCGTCTTCGATTACATCTCACACTCCAGTGCTGCCACGTAGCCAAGAGAGACGAAGCCGAACATCCCTTAATTAAGGCCCATTTGGAACATCCTTTTATCTTTTTGATTTATTTTTGACCCAAAAACGATAAGGGTCGGGCCCAAGGGACGCCGATAATGATGCCCTTAGATTCTTAGGAAACATGACAAAAGCATTTCATTTATGATGAAGAAGATACACACACATAACGTAAAGATTTTATTTATTTATTTATAACATTTACGTTAAATAACTAATTAAGAAGTACTTATTGTTACAGTTACATTTTAACAAATATTTTAAAAAAAAATTGCTACGTAACTGACCATAATTTTGTTAACATGTATTTATTTATCACACAGAGCGTTGGTTATAAACTCTTTTGTAACATAAGTAAAAAACACATATAAATTTGACACTTGGGAACAAACTTTACAATAACAACAAAACTCACAAAATAGCAAATTGATTTCAATAATTCAAAAACATTTTATTGAACTTCCTGGAAAAACATGAAGACCAGCACTGCTTTGATTTTAACTTTTCTTGCTTTATCATGTAAGTTTATTTTGGCATATTAAGATGATATGTAAAATATGTTATCCTCTTTATTTACATTGTAGTTTAATAATTCAAAATATTTAAACATTCTATAGGTATCATAAATATGGCAGAATCTAATTCTGAAGAGAGAACTCATTCTTCCAATAAGAGATCTTATATTTGATAGTAAAAGAGCGGAAGTATTTGCCCAAGATTTGTGTGCTGAGTGTGTGCATCGTTGTCTTAGAAAGAAAAGATATATGCGTTATTGTAAAAATCGTCAATGTTATTGTGATTATAGTAGCTACGTAAGACCATATCCTCCATGTTTTCCTCACCATCCATAAAATAAAGTTAATTTTGAATAAACGTATTTTTTTTCTTTCTAGGTATTTTATTTATCATGTATACTGTCCATATAACATATATGCATTGAACATAAATTTGATGCAAAATCGGTCGGCATAACAAAACGAACTAATTTTACAAAAACAATATGATAAACCTTTTAATTATACTTCAAAATAACTTTGAGCTGTTCATTTTACACATTGATACGACTGCATTCAACTGCTTAGATGAATTCTTATTTTGATAAAGATTCTGAAACAAATTGCA
The DNA window shown above is from Brassica oleracea var. oleracea cultivar TO1000 chromosome C3, BOL, whole genome shotgun sequence and carries:
- the LOC106332603 gene encoding uncharacterized protein LOC106332603; this encodes MTAQKSVLQLSVHEETIRKKAWKTVSKCSGVTSVAMDDKTGKMTVVGEVDVPKLVKKLRKICTADIVSVEVVKPPEKKEPEKPKQPEVIVNPLAYWSNQYQYHPAIYASSYCPPGGYSRVVVEEPGPCVIL